A single window of Fischerella sp. PCC 9605 DNA harbors:
- a CDS encoding serine/threonine-protein kinase — protein sequence MIGKLLDHRYQIIRVLATGGFGETYIAEDTKRPGNPICVVKHLKPVSADSSVFNTAKRLFHSEAETLEKLGNHDQIPRLLAYFDENQEFYLVQEFIEGHPLIDELIPGEMWTEAEVIDLLIEVLGILEFVHNQGVIHRDIKPENLIRRDSDNKLVLVDFGAVKRLRTREVGFADTSPSGYAELNAAGQFSATVAIGTPGYMPTEQGQGKPRPNSDIYALGIIAIQALTGVGPMDLQEDAQTGEILWHNLVPVNKNLAAVLTNMIRYHFKDRYQTATEALQALQSLGIHPQSAQYPKNSGYQLVKSPSIQSQQKTIAVAPANSVSPTPKAAPKPVSVSRSSSGLDLLQLGIIVILAGSAAAITPFLVKNVQNFTANISGGHETTTTAHNCLAMVGYNKANIRSEPSAIASNNIVQTVKGGTKFEVTGKRTKGGWVEVKLDPKNSAWIYSDAIKNNEEWVTCLRDKGIAVKTVDDNTIIARRPVPKPKPVVDVETSPPETLESSSSPTSESGKSKGKIPNSSTANILEQAREKYESGDLDGAVEQIKSIPVSASSFKETAEMITQWQQDWAKSEALFNDINQALDNGQWDKVLAYKNTPEKLPNLKYWRKKIEPLFKQAAENLAKKKQPQGGKPDSNSQEKPQ from the coding sequence ATGATTGGCAAGTTATTAGACCACCGTTACCAAATCATCCGAGTTCTGGCAACAGGAGGATTTGGTGAAACCTACATTGCCGAAGATACAAAACGACCGGGAAACCCAATTTGTGTGGTCAAGCACCTCAAGCCAGTCAGTGCGGATTCCTCAGTGTTTAATACTGCCAAGCGCTTGTTTCACAGTGAAGCCGAAACTTTAGAAAAGTTAGGTAATCACGACCAAATTCCCCGACTTTTGGCTTATTTTGACGAAAACCAAGAATTCTACTTAGTACAAGAATTCATTGAAGGACATCCCCTCATTGATGAACTGATTCCTGGTGAAATGTGGACTGAAGCCGAAGTTATCGATTTGTTAATAGAAGTTCTGGGTATCCTAGAATTTGTCCACAACCAAGGCGTAATTCACCGTGATATCAAGCCAGAAAATCTCATCCGTCGCGACTCGGATAATAAATTAGTTTTAGTAGACTTTGGGGCTGTCAAACGATTACGTACACGTGAAGTGGGTTTTGCCGATACATCGCCCTCCGGATATGCAGAGTTAAACGCAGCCGGACAGTTCTCTGCGACAGTAGCCATTGGCACTCCCGGTTATATGCCCACCGAACAAGGACAAGGCAAACCCCGCCCCAACAGTGATATCTATGCTTTGGGTATCATTGCCATTCAAGCGTTGACGGGAGTCGGGCCAATGGATTTGCAAGAAGACGCCCAAACTGGCGAAATCCTTTGGCACAATTTAGTACCTGTCAACAAAAATTTAGCGGCGGTACTGACCAACATGATACGTTATCACTTTAAAGACCGCTATCAAACCGCTACAGAAGCGCTGCAAGCATTGCAATCTCTTGGTATCCACCCACAGTCTGCACAATACCCCAAAAATTCTGGCTACCAGCTTGTCAAATCCCCATCAATTCAGTCTCAGCAGAAAACTATCGCTGTTGCACCCGCAAATTCTGTATCCCCAACCCCAAAAGCAGCCCCTAAACCCGTCTCCGTCTCAAGAAGTTCGAGTGGTCTCGATTTATTGCAGCTAGGGATTATAGTGATTTTGGCTGGTAGTGCTGCTGCAATTACTCCATTTTTGGTTAAGAATGTACAAAATTTTACTGCCAACATTTCAGGAGGTCATGAGACTACAACTACAGCACACAACTGCTTGGCTATGGTTGGCTATAACAAAGCTAATATCCGTTCTGAACCAAGTGCGATCGCTAGTAATAATATCGTGCAAACTGTTAAAGGTGGCACTAAGTTTGAAGTAACCGGCAAACGAACAAAAGGTGGTTGGGTGGAAGTGAAACTTGACCCAAAAAATTCCGCTTGGATATACTCCGATGCGATCAAAAATAATGAAGAATGGGTTACTTGCCTGCGAGACAAGGGCATTGCAGTCAAAACAGTAGATGATAATACCATCATTGCCAGGCGTCCAGTTCCCAAGCCAAAACCTGTGGTGGATGTAGAAACTTCACCGCCAGAAACATTGGAATCGTCATCTTCACCAACATCAGAGTCAGGGAAATCGAAAGGGAAAATCCCCAATTCAAGCACTGCCAACATTCTCGAACAAGCTAGAGAGAAGTATGAATCTGGAGATTTAGATGGTGCTGTCGAACAGATTAAGTCTATACCAGTCAGTGCTTCTAGTTTTAAAGAAACGGCAGAAATGATTACCCAATGGCAGCAAGATTGGGCAAAATCGGAAGCTTTATTTAATGATATTAATCAGGCACTTGATAATGGTCAATGGGATAAAGTTTTAGCTTATAAAAACACTCCAGAAAAATTGCCCAATCTTAAATACTGGCGAAAGAAAATAGAACCATTATTTAAGCAAGCTGCCGAAAATCTCGCCAAAAAAAAGCAGCCTCAGGGAGGCAAACCTGATTCTAATTCCCAAGAAAAACCCCAATAG